A genomic stretch from Echeneis naucrates chromosome 6, fEcheNa1.1, whole genome shotgun sequence includes:
- the oprd1b gene encoding opioid receptor, delta 1b isoform X2 — MYTKMKTATNIYIFNLALADSLATSTLPFQSAKYLMNTWPFGELLCKLVIAIDYYNMFTSIFTLTMMSVDRYIAVCHPVKALDFRTPTKAKLINVFIWIFSSAVGVPVMIIAVTDTRPSDGNIVCKLRFPKAEWDTVMKICVFIFAFVIPVLVITVCYSLMILRLKSVRLLSGSKEKDRNLRRITRMVLVVVAAFVICWTPIHIYIIVKTIVDFNHSNLLVKASWHLCIALGYTNSSLNPVLYAFLDENFKRCFRDFCQPQRSRLDQNSFSRVRNSAREPASVCTSVTRERPRA; from the exons AT GTACACCAAGATGAAGACTGCTACCAACATCTACATCTTCAACCTGGCTCTCGCTGACAGCCTCGCCACCAGCACCCTCCCCTTCCAGAGCGCCAAGTACCTGATGAACACGTGGCCCTTTGGGGAGCTCTTGTGTAAACTGGTGATTGCCATCGACTATTACAACATGTTCACCAGCATCTTCACGCTCACCATGATGAGTGTGGATCGCTACATCGCTGTTTGTCATCCGGTGAAGGCCCTGGATTTCCGCACCCCCACCAAAGCCAAACTCATCAACGTCTTCATCTGgatcttttcctctgctgttggaGTGCCTGTGATGATCATAGCAGTTACTGATACCAGGCCGTCGGATG GAAACATTGTCTGTAAACTCAGATTTCCCAAAGCTGAGTGGGACACAGTGATGAAAATCTGCGTCTTCATCTTCGCTTTTGTGATTCCCGTCTTGGTCATCACTGTCTGCTACAGTTTGATGATCCTGCGACTGAAGAGTGTCCGCCTCCTGTCTGGCtccaaagagaaagacagaaacctGCGACGCATCACCCGCATGGTCCTGGTGGTCGTGGCAGCTTTCGTCATCTGCTGGACTCCCATCCACATCTATATTATTGTCAAGACCATCGTGGATTTTAATCACAGCAACCTTCTTGTTAAAGCCAGCTGGCATTTGTGTATCGCACTGGGCTACACCAACAGCAGTCTGAACCCCGTGCTGTACGCCTTCCTGGACGAGAACTTCAAGAGATGCTTCAGAGATTTCTGCCAGCCCCAGCGCTCCCGCCTGGACCAGAACAGCTTCTCCAGAGTCCGTAACAGCGCACGTGAGCCTGCATCTGTGTGCACTTCTGTGACAAGAGAGAGACCGCGGGCATGA
- the oprd1b gene encoding opioid receptor, delta 1b isoform X1, producing the protein MYVVVRYTKMKTATNIYIFNLALADSLATSTLPFQSAKYLMNTWPFGELLCKLVIAIDYYNMFTSIFTLTMMSVDRYIAVCHPVKALDFRTPTKAKLINVFIWIFSSAVGVPVMIIAVTDTRPSDGNIVCKLRFPKAEWDTVMKICVFIFAFVIPVLVITVCYSLMILRLKSVRLLSGSKEKDRNLRRITRMVLVVVAAFVICWTPIHIYIIVKTIVDFNHSNLLVKASWHLCIALGYTNSSLNPVLYAFLDENFKRCFRDFCQPQRSRLDQNSFSRVRNSAREPASVCTSVTRERPRA; encoded by the exons ATGTATGTGGTGGTCAG GTACACCAAGATGAAGACTGCTACCAACATCTACATCTTCAACCTGGCTCTCGCTGACAGCCTCGCCACCAGCACCCTCCCCTTCCAGAGCGCCAAGTACCTGATGAACACGTGGCCCTTTGGGGAGCTCTTGTGTAAACTGGTGATTGCCATCGACTATTACAACATGTTCACCAGCATCTTCACGCTCACCATGATGAGTGTGGATCGCTACATCGCTGTTTGTCATCCGGTGAAGGCCCTGGATTTCCGCACCCCCACCAAAGCCAAACTCATCAACGTCTTCATCTGgatcttttcctctgctgttggaGTGCCTGTGATGATCATAGCAGTTACTGATACCAGGCCGTCGGATG GAAACATTGTCTGTAAACTCAGATTTCCCAAAGCTGAGTGGGACACAGTGATGAAAATCTGCGTCTTCATCTTCGCTTTTGTGATTCCCGTCTTGGTCATCACTGTCTGCTACAGTTTGATGATCCTGCGACTGAAGAGTGTCCGCCTCCTGTCTGGCtccaaagagaaagacagaaacctGCGACGCATCACCCGCATGGTCCTGGTGGTCGTGGCAGCTTTCGTCATCTGCTGGACTCCCATCCACATCTATATTATTGTCAAGACCATCGTGGATTTTAATCACAGCAACCTTCTTGTTAAAGCCAGCTGGCATTTGTGTATCGCACTGGGCTACACCAACAGCAGTCTGAACCCCGTGCTGTACGCCTTCCTGGACGAGAACTTCAAGAGATGCTTCAGAGATTTCTGCCAGCCCCAGCGCTCCCGCCTGGACCAGAACAGCTTCTCCAGAGTCCGTAACAGCGCACGTGAGCCTGCATCTGTGTGCACTTCTGTGACAAGAGAGAGACCGCGGGCATGA